The following DNA comes from Tepidisphaeraceae bacterium.
GTCCGCTAGTACGCCTGCGGACCGATTCGCGTTCCGACGGAAAATGGTCCGCAGGGGTACCAGCGGACCCTACGAGACTGCAGACGCCCGTCCCCCGCCAGTTCCACACCACGGGCGGCGTACCGCCCGTGGCACCCGGCATCCACCTCATCCGTCGAACCGGATGCTAATGTGCGCCCCGCGCCGAAATATCGCCTACCCGCCCCCGGCGTCGTACGCCTTAACCTGAATCCCCCAAACCCCTTACCGCCCCGCCTCGCAATCCACCGCCTGGATGATATCCTGCGCGTGGCGCAAATTATCGTGATTTGCGGGGGTACGGGGTCCGGTTAATAGTAGTTATCCTGCCTTGGCCATACCGTGAATCACAAGGCTCACGAGGTCCTCGACTACGCGGCGCCCGAAATCGCTGAACCGCAATGGCCGTCCTTTGTGGGCGGCGCGACCAGAAAAGGGGACATCCAGAATATCCGTTCGCGGTGTTGGCCCATCAACGATCCTGTGTGGATATTCTGGATGTCCCCTTTTCCTCGCCCTGGATGTCCCCTTTTCCTCGCCCCGCGATAATGCGCTGTTGACGGGACTTTCTGAAGAGGAACTGGCGTACGTGAACGCGTGGATTGATTGGACGATGGGGCTTCGGCCCGATAAGCCAACGCGCTAACGTGTTCGTGAAGCGCGTGAAAGGAGGATCAAATTGAAGCAACAACTGATCACCAAACGTGCTGCGATCCTGACTCTCATCATCATAGGCTTCGGATTAGGCGCGCTAACGTTGATCGGCTTGATTAACGCACGAGGTGCTACCGAGATATCAGCGAACTCGGGTAAGGAAGCGTGTAATCTTAGAATGCGAATGATTTATTCAGCGATCTTGGCACATTCTCGTATCGTGGGCGACGTGCTTCCAGCAAACTTGGAGGAGCTTGTCGAAGGAAAATATCTGGAATCATCGTTTCTATATTGTCCGTCCGATTCAGCTAGACGCCGATACCGTTACGTTAGCGCAGGGAAATCATTGAACTCATCGCCGGATACGGTCATTATGACAGAAGAACTCGGCAACCATTCTCTGGCTGGAGGAAACGTATTGTTTGTCGATGGCCATGTTGAATTCTGGTCATCCAAAAAATTATTGGCGATAAAGGGGTCGGGCGATAAAGGGGGCGGCGGGCGATAATGCAGATACGGGGACATCTTTCAAATCTGGAATTTGAAAGATGTCCCCTTATCCGGCTCGGCCACTGATCGGCCTCACGTTAGTCGGTACGGCTCTATGAACAGGCCTCGCCTCCTTATCTCGGTCATGGTGGCGGTGCCTGATGCGCCGGCCGCCGTCGCTTGGTACAAGCGGGCGCTTGGAGCGATCGAGCTGTGGAACGTGGGCTCGGTGGTCGGACTGGACGTCGCCGGCGCCCCGTTCTTCGTCGGCCAGCCGGAGGACAACGGCTGGGAGAGCCCCGCCAAGCTCGGGATCACGACGGCTCGCATTGAGGTGTTCTGTGATGAGCCAGATGCGTTCATCGATCGGGCAGTCGCGGCCGGCGCAAACGGAAGTGCGGACAAGATCAGAGATCACGCGACGCCCTGGGGGCCCCACCGGCAGGGCGGATTTGTGGACCCGTTTGGGCACGTCTGGCTCGTCGGTGATCGATCCCCCTTGAGTCCTCATCCTGCAACAGCGTCCGGTTAGGCTGTGCCGTCTAACCACACGCTGAGGTCGATAATGGGGTCGGGAGTCTATAAAGCGGTGGAACAATGACTCCCGACCCCTTTAAACCCTCCGGTGCCACGGGTCGTCTTTGCCCCGCGTTCTCGGCCAGGATACCCCGCACGGTCGACCTACCGCCCGTGGCACCGGGCCATTCGCCGCGCGTCTGTTGAGAACTGAACAGGGGACCGGTTTCTGCGGTTTCATTATTCCGCTTGAATCCGCCCCAAGTCCCTGTTCCAATTCCCCTTGCAGCCGTTTTAGCACGGACGGCCAACCCACGTTATCCTGCGCGCGGCGCAGGAGAATAGTAGTTATCTGGCACTGAGGATGCCCATGTCGTCGGAATCCAGCTACGCCGATCAACGTCGCCGAGTCTGCGAGGCCGCAGCCGCGCGTGGCTACGAAGACCCGGCAAGCCTCCGCGAGCTACTCATCTGCACGACAAGCACCACCGCCCCAATGGCGGAAGCTTATTTCGCCGAACGCCGTAACGACCCGAAGCTCTTGTCGTTGCTCGTGGCGATCGCGCTCGAAGGCGAGGACGCGGGGGACGCACCGTGGGCGGCCGCCAATACTATCGCGGATTTCCCAGCGGAGATGTTGTTGCCGCACAAATCGAGCCTGGAGACGTTGGCTGCCGAGCAGTGGTCCTATTTGCACGTCCCGGGCCGCCAAGCGTTGGAAAAGATCGCGGCCGCCGGCGGTGCCAGATAACCCGCCGCTGGAGCGGACCGCGGCGGCGTTATACTTCACTTGCGGTCGAGCGTCGCGCGTGCGCCGCCGCGGCCGCTCAACGGCCTGACGTTATGCGACACGAGGTGAATCCCCTTGACTCCCTTCGCGGGCCTGCACTCGTGCTGTTCTGGCTCGCCTTTTACGGCCTCGGGTCGCTGGTATTCTTGATCTCGCTCCGCTCGTTCGGCAAGACCGCGCCCGTGGCCATGCTCCTCCAGGCGGCGTGCTTACTTTGGTTCATCGCGACTGTGCTTCATCTGTCGCGATCGAGATTCGCGTACGCTTTTGCTGGCGGATGGGTCTTACTGCTTGGTCTGCCCTTGGCGTTTCAAGTCGTCAAGCGTCTTCACTACTGGATCACAATTGGGATGGAGCCGCCCGACGGCATGGGATCGCCTATGGCATTTCTTCTCGGGTTCATCATGGAATGGGCTGCGTTCTTGCCGCTCTGCCTGATGTTGATCGTACTTGTGCTGTTTAGGCCGTGGCGCGGTGGCCGCCCAGTCATGTAGGGTCCGCTGGTACCCCCTGCGGACCGATTCGGACGGAGCGGTCCGCAAGAGTACCAGCGGACCCTACTTGCTGGATATCCCATTATCCTTGCACAACGGGCAGCGGTGTGGGTTCGCTAAAGGTGGGTGCGAGGGTAAGATAGTCGAGCGGGTGACGACGAGACCCACCCGCACCGCCATGGCGACACCGGAGATGAGCGACACGACGAGCGACGGCATCCGCGTCGGGGCGACCGCGTACTTTTTGCCCGAGCGGTCCGAGCCGGACGAGCGGCGGTTCGTCTTCGGCTACACGATCGTCATCGCCAACGTCGGCGAGCGAGCGGCGCAGCTGGTGAGCAGGCGGTGGATCATCATCGACGCCGCCGGGCGGCGCGAGCAGGTGGAGGGGCCGGGCGTGGTCGGGCAGACGCCGAAGCTGGCGCCGGGGGAGGCGTTTAAGTACCAGTCCTTCTGCCCGCTGAAGACCGACTGGGGCACGATGGAAGGCGCCTACCAGATGGTGCGCGACGACGGCGAGGCATTTGAGGCGAAGATCGACCGCTTCTTCCTGCGCACCGACCAGGCGATGATGTTGCCGGACGAGGATGACGATTGAGCCGTCGGCCGGGGCATCGGTCCACGCGCAGCGCCTGTCGCCCGGTGGCACGGCCGAAGACGGCGCGGTGAAGTGGCGGCCGCGCAGGTCGGTTCCCCTACCGCTATGATGCGACCCATGATGCCCGTTGACGATGCTGCTGCCGTTGCCGATGACGAGCGGATGCTGCAGGCGTTTCTGGCGGGGCGGGACGTGGGGTGTCCGCAGTGTGGGTACAACGTGCGCGACCTGCGGGGGGCGATTTGTCCCGAGTGCGGCGAGCGGCTGGCGCTGCGGCTGCAGTTGGCCGAGGTGCGGCAGGCGGCGATGTTGACCGGGTTGATCGGGCTGTCGGCCGGGGTGGGGTTGAGCGGGTTGCTGCTGGTCTACCTGTGCATCGAGGAGTACGGCAACATTGGCGGTGTGGACAGAACTTTCTTCTACCTGACCGGCGGCGGCTTGGTCGTGCTGGGGGCGATGTTGTACGCATGGCTGCGCGGCTGGCGGTGGGTTCGCACCCGCCCCGCCGCGGTGCGCTGGGGGCTGGCGGCGGGCTGTTGGGCGGCGACGCTGGCGTACCTGGGGGTCTTCACGTACATGAGTCCGTGATGGCGTCAGCATCCTGCCCGGGGTGTACGGACGCGCGCATCACCTAATGAATCGGCATGCGCGACGCGATGAAGCAACGACGAACGTCGCGCGCCGATCGTGCGGAATCGGCCGGGGGACGGGCGGGCGGTGCGGAGCTCGTGTTGCGGGCGCGGCGGCCGGGGGGACGCGGGCGGGGGTCAGAGTCGGGCGATCTTGTCGAACACGTCGGTGAAGATCGGGTCGCGGTGCACGGCGCTGGCGATGCGGATGAGGTGGCGGTTCGGGTTGACCGACCAGGTGCCCTCGGTCGACAGCACGGGGCTGTGCACGAGGTGCGTCGGGGCCCACGCGGGGTTGATCAGCCAGGCGGTCGGGGCGATGTCCCAGATGACCTTCGACCAGATGGGCCGGCCGGTCTTGTTGTACTTGCGCGAGATGTCGACGAGGTAGTCGGCGAGCTTGCTGCGGCCGGCGAGGCAGGCGTCGAGCTCCTGCACGGTCGTCAGCAGGCGGTCGACCACACCGCCGCACGGGAAGAGGATCATGGGCACGCCGCTGTCGAGGACGACGCGGGCGGCGGGGATGTCCTGCTTGAGGTTGAACTCGCGCGTGTCGGGCCAGTGCAGCGCGTGGCCGCCCAGCCAGCAGACGACGATGCGCTCGATGATCCGCGGCTCGAGCAGCATGGCGGCGGCGACGTTGGTGATCGCGCCGATCGCGACGACGTAGAGCGGGTCGTCCGGATCGCTGCGCATCGCCCGGGCGATGAGGTCATCGGTGACGGCGGTGCGCTGCGGGGCGGCGGGGTCGAGGTAGGCCGTGGCGCCCTTGAAGACGGGCG
Coding sequences within:
- a CDS encoding H-X9-DG-CTERM domain-containing protein, with protein sequence MKQQLITKRAAILTLIIIGFGLGALTLIGLINARGATEISANSGKEACNLRMRMIYSAILAHSRIVGDVLPANLEELVEGKYLESSFLYCPSDSARRRYRYVSAGKSLNSSPDTVIMTEELGNHSLAGGNVLFVDGHVEFWSSKKLLAIKGSGDKGGGGR
- a CDS encoding VOC family protein, which produces MNRPRLLISVMVAVPDAPAAVAWYKRALGAIELWNVGSVVGLDVAGAPFFVGQPEDNGWESPAKLGITTARIEVFCDEPDAFIDRAVAAGANGSADKIRDHATPWGPHRQGGFVDPFGHVWLVGDRSPLSPHPATASG
- the apaG gene encoding Co2+/Mg2+ efflux protein ApaG encodes the protein MTTRPTRTAMATPEMSDTTSDGIRVGATAYFLPERSEPDERRFVFGYTIVIANVGERAAQLVSRRWIIIDAAGRREQVEGPGVVGQTPKLAPGEAFKYQSFCPLKTDWGTMEGAYQMVRDDGEAFEAKIDRFFLRTDQAMMLPDEDDD
- a CDS encoding nucleoside hydrolase; the encoded protein is MPTFPTLTDALRASRLAPPAGRVRMVLDTDTYNEIDDQYAVAHVLGSPERLDVEALYAAPFHNDRSTGPGDGMERSYDEINRLLDLMTLGAKPPVFKGATAYLDPAAPQRTAVTDDLIARAMRSDPDDPLYVVAIGAITNVAAAMLLEPRIIERIVVCWLGGHALHWPDTREFNLKQDIPAARVVLDSGVPMILFPCGGVVDRLLTTVQELDACLAGRSKLADYLVDISRKYNKTGRPIWSKVIWDIAPTAWLINPAWAPTHLVHSPVLSTEGTWSVNPNRHLIRIASAVHRDPIFTDVFDKIARL